The Tamandua tetradactyla isolate mTamTet1 chromosome 6, mTamTet1.pri, whole genome shotgun sequence genome contains the following window.
CGTGGCCTCCATCGCAGCCGCAAGATGACCCACCTGCGGTCTGTGCCCTCCCTTGACCGGGAGGTCCCAGAGTCCTACCTGGAGGATGAAGATGACCTGTCCTTCCCACATCGCAGGTCCCCACGTCGTGGCTGGAGAGGGCTCTGTCCGAGGCTGGGCCTGCCCTCCAACCTGGGTCTGTGGGGCCGCCAGGGCAGAATCCTGGCCAGCCTGCCGCCACCCTCTCTCTACCTCTCCCCTGAGCTCCGCCGCATGCCCAAGCGCGTGGAGGCCAAGTCCGAGCTGAGGCTGCAATCCTATGGCCCCAGCTGCTCACAGTCCCGCGTCTGGGGCAATGTGGAGGCCGAGCAGTGGGCCTCGGCTCCACCACCTCCCCGCCGGCTGCCCCCCAACCCCTCCTGGGTGCCTGGGGGGCACAGCCCCTACCCCTCGCGGGGCCAGCTGATATATGACTCCTGGGAACAGCGGCGGCGCGGTCTGGAGACCTGTGAGCCCCAGCCTGCTCCGGTGGCCCGGGGCTCCCGGCCTGAGGCCCCAATTTACCGGGAGCTCTATTCCCCCCAGTCCCACCGGCGGAACGTCCCTGGCCATGCTTACAGCCAGCCCAACCGCAGCCCCCACCCGTCCACAGGACACCTGAACTACAGCACCCAGGACCCGCACGAGGTCCGGCGCCACGCGACCGACTGGGTTGAGACGCTGCCCTCTCGGCATCCTCCTATGACTTCCACGTCCCTCACCATCTTGGGAGAGACCTCCCACCCACGGGTCCTAGCTCCAGGCCTGGCCCTGCCACCCCactcctcccagcccctgcccgTTGTCCAGGCTGCCGAGcccgccccacccccaaccaCCTTCATCCCACTCAGCCGGACCCCGGGGGGCAATGCCAATTACCAGGTGTACGACAGCCTGGAGCTAAAGCGCCAGGTGCAGGAGAGGCGAGTGCGGTCTCACTCACTGCCACCACTTTCTACCTCCGCCTCCAGGCCCTCTCTGCACAGGAGCCGGGCTGGGAAACTTAACTGACCAGCAGGCGAATGTTGGGGACGGGACGGGTCACACAGTGGGGAAtaaagagaaacagagtccaAGAAGCACTGTTGTGGTCTGTGGCTTGGAAATGCCAGCTCTTCTGCCAGCAGGAGTCCTTGCCCTTGGCTTCTGGAAAGGAGAGGCCAATGTCCTCCTCTTGGTGGGAGTTTCCCTTGGGCTCAGGGGCCGCGGTCCTGCCAGCAGGCCCTTCCTTGGGGGCCCCTCCCGGGCCTGCGCCAAGTGCTGAGTAGATCTTGCAGGTGCAGACGCCAAAGCACCAAGCAGGGTAGCCACCCTGCATCTCTAGGCCCACCCAAGACACTGAAGCCAGATTTCAAAACTGGGAGTTCTATGTCTGGACAGATCTATGCCCATGGCCCCACCGTAGGGGAGGGGAAGTCGGGTTCTGGGTTCCAGTTAGGTCGACCCCCAAGGCTTCGAGGCCAATGTCTTGTCAGACTCAGGGGTGGTAAAGGGGTGAAGGGGGCTCAGTTTTTTCAGAATGAttgagtgagtgagtgaacaAGTGAGAGAATGGGCAGCGAAGGGGTGAAGGAGGGAGGGGGTGAAGGGAGGTACACTGGGCTCCAGACCTCCTCTGACTGTCCAGACAGGTCACCCAAGCCCAGTTACCAGGGATCTCCAGCCTGGGCCCTCCTCTTCCTCCGCCTCTCTCATTGTGACCCCCGACCCCCCTCCATTGTGACCCagtccctctcccctcccccaccagagGAGCCTGGCTCTTAGTGAGTATGTGGGGGCCAGGGGGCCCAGGTAGTCCTGGGACCCCCGGCCATGGGTGAGCGAGCCTACCATGGAGCCCAGGTGTGCTCTGGCACCAACCCCAGGAAGTGCCAGGACTTAGGAGACTCGATTCTTCTGCTTCTGGGCAGCTTCATCTTGCTCAACGTGGGGATCAATGTGGTGATTCTGGTCAGGCGGGGCTTGGGCAGCAATGTTGGGGGAAACCTGGGGTCTCACAGGGGCTGAGGTGGGAGGGCTGCTACCATGTGGGCAGGCAAGGGTTGGATTTCAGAGCTCACCTTACTTCTGGGCTCTCCTCTCCCCTGCTTCCCTCAGCTCTGGAGACAGCTGAAGAGCTCCTTGCGGATCCTTTTCcactatttttttccaaaaggtGAGTGAGCCTGGGGATGGGCTCCAGGGAATGCAGgcctgtcttctttcttttatcccTGTCCCTCTCCTCAGCCCCTCAGGGACCCAGGCCTTATCCCATCCCACCTTTCCCTGCAGACAAGCAGCACGGCTGTATAGGCAGCAATCCCGTGTGTATGCGCTGCTCCGTGGACCCTAAGACCCTGAGCTCAAGAGTCTCTTCTCGCTTCCATCGCCATCCAAACTTCCCGCTCGGGCACGCTAACCACCAGGACTCCTGGATCCCAGACACGAAGGATGAGAAGACTTCTAGGTGCTGTTGGATGCCACCTCCATGTGGGCACACCAGGGTTCCCACAGAAGCTCCATGGGGCCCGTGGAAGGAGGAGATGATGGGAGCTGGGGAAGCCCCTCAGGTCACAGCCTTAAAGGGCCAAGCCTCCTTTTTCTCCAGGTCAGAGACACCTTCCCAGATCCAAGCCCCCATGGACAACGTCAGGGCCCATAATCCGAAGATGAACAAGGTGGAAATGGTTCCACTGTCCTTGCCCCAAGAGTGCAAGACTAAGACCCCAGACTATGCCCCAGCCCAGTCCCAGACCCAGGTCCCTGTGCAATCTTCAGCCAAGGCCTGGACCCAATCCCCAGCCCAACCCCGGACTTATTCTCCGGCCCATGCTCGACTAACCCACACCCATGCCCACAATCCAGCCTCTACTCCAACCTTCCCTCCAGCTCCTCCTCCAACTCCTGCCCCAGCCACTACTCCTATCCAAGTCCCTACGCCACCCCCTACCCCAGTTCCTGCCCCAACCCCTGCTCCAGCCCCTGCCTCAATCCCTGCCCCAACACGGGTCATGGCCCTAACAACCACTCCAGTCACTGCTCCTGTCTCTGCCTCCACCCACACCCACATCCTAACTCCTATTCCCTCTACTTTGGCTACCTTCAGTAGTGGTGTTTCTACTGGGCATGTGATATATGATGCTCGCAGGTTAAAGCAGAACTGCTTCCACGTGTGCAGCCCCCATAACTCTGAGTATTCCAGAAAGGACTTGCATACCCTCTCCAGACCCCAAAAGAGACAGGGCCTGGTGAGTTCTGGTACATTTGAGCAAACATCAAAGCCACACAGTGGGGATGGTACCAACTCCCCAACAGGCTCCACACTGGGCTACCTGGAGTTGAGGAAGATCCCAGATGGTGGCAAAGACAAGGTCTCCCAGCCCAAGACCTTCCCGTACTGCAGCCTCCATCCCTGCAGTTCTGAGAGGAGAGACGTGGACTCCCAGGCTCCAGTCTACCCCAAGTTCCTGGTCTATTCTCAGGAGCCTGCATCCCCTAAACTttgccttcattctccaaaaagtGCCCAGAGTTCAGTGTGTACTCTTCCTCCACCATGCactctttctttgcctcttattCCCCCAAAATCTTTTGTCCTTTCTCAATCCACCAGTCATCAGAAATCCCCTACCTCAATACAACCCCCCACCTCTCTCTCAACCTCTAAGTCTGCTCAGCCCATCCCTCCCCAGTTCTCCACCACTTCTAAACCTCTCATTCAACCTCAATTCTCTGAAATTCACAAGAGTCTAGGCCCTACCCAAGACCTTGGCCTCCAAAGGAGCCCATGCCCTTCAAAAGACTCTAGCATTCACAAGAGCCCAAGCCCTATTCAAAATCTAGGCCCCGACAAGAACCCCAGTCTTACCCAAGATCCTGTTCTCCACAAGAACCCAAGTCTTAACCAAAATATAGATCTCCACAAGAACCTGAGCCTTCACCAAAATCCAGGCATCCACAAGAACCCAGGCCCTAACCAAAATCCAGGCCACCACGAGAACCCTGGCCATACCCAAGCCTCTTATCTCTACAAGAGCCCAAGTCCTCCCCAGGACTCTAGCCTTCATAAGACTCCAGGCGTTACCCAAGATTCtggcccccaaaagagctcagaCCCTGCTCAAAATGCTGGTGTCCTAAGGAGCCCAGGTTTCACCCAACCCTCTGGCCTTCAGAAGAATGTATCATTTACCCAAACTTCTGACTTTCAGAGGAGCTTAGGCTTTATGAAAAACTCTGGAGTCCATAGAAATCTAGACCTAACCCAAGAGACTGTCGTCTACAAAGGCAAAGGTCTACCCCAAGCAACTGCCCCCCATAAGAGCTCAGACCCTTCTCAAGATTCTGGAGGCTGTAAGAATACAAGTATTGTCCAAGATGCAGGAGTCTTCAAAAGCCTAGGTCTTACCCAAGAGTCTGGTCTACAAAAGAACCCAGGCCTTTCCCAAGTCTCAGGAATCAACAAGAACCCAGGCCTTGACCAAACATCTGGCCTCTGTAAGGGGTCAGGCCTCACCCAAGACTCAGGAGACAACAAGAATCCAGGTCTTACTCAGGATTCTGGAGGATACAGGAGCCCAGGCCTTACTCAAGCCCCTGAAGTCAAGAGGAAATTTGGTCTTACCCAGGATGTTGGAGTGTCCAAGAACTCAGAACATTCCCAAGACCCTAATCTCCACAAGAGCCCAGGAATTAATCAAGATTTGGGCCCCCATAAGGGCCCAGCCCTTACCCGTGACTCAGGCCTTAATCAGGAATCTGGCCTCCACAAGGTCTCAAGGCTTATCCAAGATCCCAGCCTCCAAAAGTGCCCAGAGCTTGTTCTAGGTACTGGTTCTGTACAAGGCCCTCTTCAGATCCCAAAGTCAACACCATCCCTGATGAAGTCATTTGTATCTGAGGACCCTCCTCAGAGGGAAGACAAAGAACAGCGCATATCCTGGACTTCTGTTCCACTCAGTCAGAATTCCTGCTCTTCCAAGGCCCAGGTGATATGCAATGACCTGCATACTTTTTCAGAGGTTCCTGTACTAATTGAGCTACAGCCAACCTCCCGGAAGACAGGTAGCCAAGACTGGGTGTACCACCCTGCAGATACAGTTCCTTCAGCCTGCCAGAACTATCGCCAGATGTCAATGCCTTCCAAAATCAACTCAAAGCTCCTCTGCCCTGGATCAGGTACCAGAGCTGGGCATGTGGTCTTTGACGCCCGCCAGAGACAGTTAGGAGTAAACAGGGACAAGTGTGAAGCTCTCTTCCCCAGGCGTCTTCGCCAAGAGACGCCCAGCAACTCACGGGAGAGCAGCAAGGAGTGGGGATATCAGTATGTAATGAAGACCTTGGATAAAGATGGGACAAAGGTACAGCAGGAATAAAGACATGAGAGGAGTGTTCTGTGGTTGTTTGGGGACATCCACTCAGCCCCATCCCTGACATTGACCACCCACAGGGTTTGATGAAGACTGGAACTATCCTAGCCCATGCTTGTCCTCCATAACTGCCAAGCCAAACCATTATCCTCAAGATCCTAGAACTGTACTGTCCAATCCAGTAGCCACTAGTCTAATGGGGctgttaaaatttaaattgattaaaattacataaaatgtaaaattctgtATTGAGTTGCATTATCTACATTTCAAGGGCTCAGTAGCCCCAGGTGGCTAGTGGAAGCTATATTAGACAGCATAGATTCAGAATATTTCCTTCATCACAGGCAAAATTATTGGACAGCCATACTCTATAGTTCAGAGGaacttccctttccctctccagCCACCTCTAGCATCTTCAAATCtcccacatagccagagaacCTAGTTTGAGGAGTAGGTACCATGGAGGCATGCCTGGTCGCCCCACACCATGAGAAGGAACCCAGTCTTCAGCTCTCTTGACTTGGCCTCTTGGGTCACAACCGGATCAACAGAAACCTGCCTCCCTGGTTCTGGGCTGTGTCTTGGGGTCTCTGTACCTCAGGAAGGGCAAGAACATTCTTTGTCAGTGAGGCCTAGGAACGCCTGAGACCTGGGTGCCCTGAACTGAGCTCTGGATTCTAAGAGCCCCCTCCTTTACAGGCCTCTAGTTTGTCTAGGTGTGTCCCTGCTTAATTCTCTCTCCTATGGACTCAGGCCTACCCTAACACTGGAGACAGCCCCTGCACAGAGGGAATGTATGAAGTCTTGGCCCAGCGATGGATTTGTCTGTGAGCTTTCTACCCATTATCCTAATTCCTCGTCCCACCCTGGATTTAGGCTGTGTTCTGGTCCCTGTTAGCATAGATTATTGAAAGCAATTTCCTACCCTTGATAATATTCCAATGCCTTGCTCCAGCCCCAAGTTTCCTCTGGACTTGATCTTCAGTCTTGATACCCTCTTCTCTGTGTATACATAAGCTGTGTGGTTCAAAACTGCTCCTCTGCCATCTCTCTTGAATGTCTGAGGTGGGCATCACTGCTCCCTAATATGTGTCTCTCTTCCCTGGGCCACATGACCTTCTTGAGTCACTTCCTAAGTGTTCCTGCCTAAGAGTGCCACCACTGATCTCAAAGATGCCTGCCCACCCAGCTGGGGAATCCCTTCCAACACCTTCCTGGCTcacctctgtgaccttggacaaatcatgTGCAAACTTTCTAAGCTGAGGTTTCCTTATCTCCAAAATACATAGAAGAGCCCTTCCAGCTCTAAGTGACCAAAGTTCTTCTACTCACATATGGAATCCAAGGGCCCCCTTTTCTCCCCAGGCCCTAGGGTATTTGCTATCCAGGTCCATCCTATTACACCTCTTCCCCTACTCCAGGGGTGGGGTGGATCGGCCCTTGGAAAAAAGCAGAGCAGTCTGTCTCCACAGAAACTACAACTTCCATCAGGCACTGCTTCAGCAGAACAGGAAAGGATGTGGGGGCGGACTCCAGTGTCCTAGGAGCTCCGGAGACAAACTACAACTCCCAGGAAAGAGTGAAACCTCAGCTGCTCAAACGAGGGAAAAGCACTCTGACCCGAGCCGGGGCCTGGCGGGAACCTTCCCGGAAAGCCTCCCCCCGAAAGGGCGTGGTCGTACCTGTGGGCGGGGCCATGGGAGCAAGAGGAAGAAGTTACCTGTTGGATTGTTCTATCCACCTTCTTCCCCACTCTACCCCTAAGAGGGAAGCCGCAGATCATAAGCCTCTCCCGAAAAGAGGTAAAGGGACGTAGCCAAAGGAAATCGTGGGGTCGCGGCAGAGACTGGCTATTGCATCCTGTAGGAGGGACCCAACAGCCACTTTCTACCTGCTCAGTCAGGTGAACCGGCCCTTAGGGGCGGGGAGCTGCGTGAAGGAAGGGCAAAGACGGAGGAGGTATTTATTTGTTCGTTTTGAAGACTATATTTGGAGCCCCAGTTGCAGTTGGGTCTGGGGCCCTCGCTCAATCTCGGGAAGAAGGAAGAACACAGGCGACTTCTCCGCAACAGAGCAAAGGCGGGTCTGGGCTGCCGTGTTTTCCTTAGCCAAAAAAAACGTTAGAGCTCCATGACTTCCGCGGTCTGGGGGGGTGCCGCCTGGTGGGGCCCACCGCCCCCGGCGCCAGCCCGGCCGCTCACCGACATCGACTTCTGCTCCGGGGCGCAGCTTCAGGAACTGACCCAACTGATTCAGGAGCTGGGGGTGCAGGAAAGCTGGAATAACGGGCCCAAGCCGGGGCCAGACCTCCTCCGGGCCAAGGACTTTGTCTTCTCTTTGCTTGGTAAGTAACACTCCTAGCCTCCGTACCCGCCCCGGCTTTGGGCCACGCCCCCACGATCCCTTCTCTTCCCTTAGGCCTCGTTCACCGCCGGGACCCCCGCTTTCCTCCCTTGGCAGAGCTCTTGCTACTTCACGGCGGGATTCGCGAGGGCTCCCTTGATCTGGGACCTGCACCTCTGGGTCCCTATGCCCGGGGACCTCACTACGACGCCGGCTTCACGCTTCTGGTGCCGGTATTTTTGCTGGACGGCACTGGGCCCGAGCTGCAACTGGATCTGGAATCCTGTTACGCACGGCTCCGCCTCCCCGAGTTGAAGCGCGGATCCTCAATCCGGGAAGCGTGGCAGGATTGCCTGGAACCTACGATTCCAGAAGGACGTGATTGGATCCCTCAAACCGAGAAAGAAGGAAGTTCCAAGGATCGGGAAAGCTCCGCGGACCAGCCGCACAGTAACCTCACTGTGCCTGAGCCTCACGTGTCTTTGGAAGAATCACCTAGTGACGTTCCAAAGCCGGAGGTTCCTCAGAGTGACATCATCGATCTTGATTCTCCCACATCTTTGAAGAAACTATGTGCTGACGTCACCAAGCTAGCTGTCGAATGTCGAGTCCCACAGCTGTCCGAGGAATGGGAGGCGTGGCCTACATTGTCCCCCGCCCAAGTTGCTGCCTGGTTCTTTGCTTCTCTGGCCGCGGTCGCCGAGACCCTGATTCCAATCCCAGGCTCTCCGCGCCTGGTGCACGCAGCCCGCCACGCGGGATTCACTACCATCCTCCTGGCCACTCCCGGTCCCCCGCGCCGCCTACTGCTCTTCGACCTGGTCCCCGTGGTGTCTGTGGCCGGCTGGCCCGAGGGGGCTCGGAACCACTCGTGGGCAGGCCCGCTGGCCTCCGGGCCCTCCTCCTTCTACCTGGTGCCCGGCGGCGTCACAGAGCGATTGGGCGCCTCTGGCTGGCAGCTCTGCTTCGCTCGCCAGGAGCTGGCGCTCAAGGCGCGCATACCGGCTCCGCTGCTGCAGGCGCACGCGGCGGCCCAGGCGCTGCTGCGCCCGCTGGTGGCCGGGACCCGGGCGGCGGTGCCCTACCTGCTGCGGATGCTGCTCTACTGGGCGTGCGAGCGGCTGCCCGCGCTCTACCTGGCGCGACCTGAGAACGCCGGCGCCTGCTGCCTGGGGCTGCTGGACGAGCTGAGCCGCGTGCTCGAAGCCGGGGCCTTGCCCCACTATTTTCTGAATGGCCGAAAGCTCCTGGCGGGGGACTTCGCTGCCGGGCTGCTACCGGAGTTGGCCCGACTCCGCGGGGACCCTGCTGGGGCTCTGCGGGCCGCGGTGGAGGAGGCCAAGGCTGCACGCAAGGGGGGCGGCTTGGCGGGCGTGGGGGGCGGGACCCATTAAAGAGTCAGCTCCTGTCAGCATGGAAAGTGCTTCTTCTGGGAAGTGGAATGCTGAGGGCTCTGGCCAGGCGCCTCTCCCGGGAGAAAGACTGAAGACCCCATTCTACAAGTCCTCGTGGTCGGTTCCTCCCAATATCCCCGCCCCCAGTCATTCATTCCGGCCTTTCCGCTCTCCAAATATGACGCCAGCTCCTCTTCGGCTCCAGTGCAGGCCCCCGCAATCTTCTTTCCCCAATAATTCCGGACTTTTCTCTTAGAAGTCAGTAGAGAAGGGGGAAATATATTTGCTGACAAAACGCGGAAAGGCGAGGTTTGGAGACTGGAAATTAACCGGTTTGATTCACACACCAGCGGGCATTTTAAAGAGGCCAGACTGCACCCCAGACTCGATCTCACTACTAACACCATCTCTCCAGTTATCCCCTTCTCCTCAACCAGTCCAGCCCTCACTCCATCCTGGGCAGCAGGGATCCCTCCTTTCTGTTCTTGAGGCGTCAACCATTCTGTCTTAAGCCCAACCATTCCCCCACCCACCCTCAACCAGTCCAGCCCTCACTCCATCCTGGGCAGCAGGGATCCCTCCTTTCTGTTCTTGAGGCGTCAACCATTCTGTCTTAAGCCCAACCATTCCCCCACCCAGAGTTTCGTTCATGGAATCGCCTCCCTATTCCTCCTCCTCCCAGCCGCCGCTCCGTCCTCACGTCCCGCCTCCAAGGAACCCCGGGGTTCCGCCGGCCCagcttctcccccacccccacattccCGGCGTCTCcgccccctgccccgcccccggGAGGAGGGGGAGTTGCTGTCGCCGCCGCTGCCTCGGCTTTCCACTGCTGCTGCCGCTGCCGCTGCCGCCGCTGCGCCGGGTCCAGCCGCCAGGCCCAGGGCTCTGACTTCGCCGGACCAGGGTGCTTTGCCGAGACGCCCTCTCCTTCTTGGGGGTCCGGGGCATCCAGCCGGGTGCCGGGGAAAAGCCTGGCTTGCGGGGGACGGGGAGGGAGGAGCCTGGAGCCGGAGCCAGCGCCACCCGTCTCCGGATCAACAGGACAGGACAGGTTGAGGGGCGTCGGGAAGGAAGAGGCGATATCGGGGAGGAAGCCGAATCGGAGGAAGCGCAGAGTGATTGCTCTCACTAGGAGGGGGCCTGTTCACATCTGGGGACTGGTGACAACGTGGGTGCACTCCGCtctgggatggggggtgggggtggctgggtTGGAGGCTGTGGGAGCTAAACAGCACCAGCTGTCCCCGAGGAAATTTAAGGGGCAGGCAGAAAAAAAGGGACCCTCCTTATTCGAGGTGATAGAGGGTCCTGTGGAAAACCACCTGGTGTTTCCGTTAGGAAGGGTGGTTTTGGAGGTGACTTGGAAAGGAGTGGAGGGTGACAAGGTGAGAAAAGGGCTCATTAGCTGGAACCCTGGCCCACTAAAAGTGGGGGTAATGGTGAAAAAAGGTACCGTCTAGCGAGAAGGCCTGGAAACTTCTCACGCATCAGAACGGCCTGGCAATTCTAAGACATAGGTTTTGGGGATTTCAGCGAAAAAAGTGGGGGATCCTCTCCATTTAGAGGgtggcaaaagaaaagaaaaccaaggtTGGATTCCTTCCTGACACTGGACAGCTCCCCAGAAGGAGGTGAGGCAACCTAATATCCCTAAAGCTAAGAATCCACACTCTTTAGATTCCAGGAGTGGATTTGGTAGGGGAGCAGAGCCCCGAAATAGGGTGGAGAGCTGCCTGGGGCTATTGGAACCAAATCTTGGAAATTTTGGGGGTCTTGGTTTTGGGAGAGGGGAATCAGGGACAGCCACACTGGAGAACAGGGAAGGGAGAATTTTCAGTAGGTGGCAAAATTCGAGGCTGGGGTCAACTGAGGGGGGAGCAGGCTGCTGGGTCAGGAGGCGCCAGCCGGGCCCAAGGATTGGAGCTGGCAACTGTGGGGGTCTTAGCCTCAGGTCCTGTGGGTGGGACGGTGAGTCTGGGGGCCCGAGCAGCAAGAGCATGCCCTAGTGAGAGGGCTTCTCTGGGGGAGCCCCTTGCCCTCCTGGCGCCTGCCGGTTTGGGGGTATCTCCTCCCGGGGCGCCATGGCGGCGCTGGCCAGTAGCCTGATCCGGCAGAAGCGGGAGGTCCGCGAGCCTGGAGGCAGCCGGCCCGTGTCGGCACAGCGGCGTGTGTGTCCCCGCGGCACCAAGTCCCTTTGCCAGAAGCAGCTTCTCATCCTGCTGTCCAAGGTGCGACTATGCGGGGGGCGGCCCTCGCGGCCAGACCGCGGCCCAGGTGAGTGCGGCTGGGGCTGGGTCTCTCGGCCAGGGGGTCTCTGTCCAGGGGCTGAGACCAGGGACTCTGTCTGAAGAGTGGGACCCAGCTGTAGGGGACTCCCGGAGAGTGGGTGGGCCTGGGCGACAAAGTCCCAGCCTATCAgactatgcctcagtttcctttcttatttccCGTAACCCAGACTCTCCTCCCTTTCGAGTAAGGGGAGAGCTTGAGGGGCTTAGTCTAGCGCCCCGAAGTTTCgcaacccctgcccccaccccccacccccgatatggaatccccacccccaccatcctccGCCTACGTGCCGACTCTCGCGATCCTTTCAATCCCGAGcggagggggctgggggctctGTACGCCTGGGTCACCCCGAGGATTTCTGCGGCTCcggccgccccgcccccgccgcggTTCTCCCGCCCTCCACGCCTTGGCTTGATTCCTCCCGGTCGAGTTCGCCTGGCTCAGGGCCAATCTCCCCAGCTCTCCCCCGGGTGTCCTTGCAGCTATTTCGCCAGACCGCCCCTCTGTGCGCCCTCCTCCCAAGACCAGCGTTTCTAGAAGGGAGCTGGGGACCCCCCCCCCATTACCCCCCATTCCTCCTCGCGAGACTCCGAAATCGGGTCCTACTGGCTCAGAGGACCCTCTGCCCGGAGGAACTCAGGCACATTAACGGGGCTGGAGGGGGCATGGAGACTGGGGGGTCGTACCACCTACAAAGCGGGGGACAGGGGAGTCTCGGAGAGCAAGCGACCAGAAAGAGTTGTCAGTATCAGCATGTGATCCCCGTCCAGGTACGACAGGCAGGGAGTCCCTTTGGCCCCACTCCCGCCGGCTCTCAGCTCCCCTGGGGGTGGCCCCCtcgagccccccccccccccgccctccgCCCACCCTCCGTCAGCGGCCTTCAGCAGTGGTATGGTCCGTAGCCCACCCTCTGAGAGGGGACCCGGCCCCCACGTGACTCAGCCTGCCTCTCTATCTCCCTggtccccctcccccatctcttTGATATGGTACTGAatgcccccgccccaccccaggcGGGTTACCTGGATGAAGGGGAGAGGCTGAGCCTCAGAGAGGGctgcccccccctccccccccccccccccccccccccccccccgcgagCCAGCAGActgacaaacagacagacagccAGATGGACCAGTGTCAGACAGTCCGGCTCTGGGCCAGGCCCAGGCCTGAGCCAAGCGGGCAGCAATGCAGCAGCAGGTGCTGAGTCAGCACTGGGCTCTGTACCACCCCCACTCCTTTGGGGGAGCCCCTACCCTGTGGCCACCTTATggccctcccacccacccacacgCATTGGCAAATACATGCCCCTTCAGCAGCTctgcctgtctctttctctcctctgccttttgatatatctcttttccttctccctccttcccttcccccccTTCTGATTGCGCTGTGGAGTAGGAATTAAaccatttaaataaatttcaataaattaaactGAAAGCTTATAGTTAGAGGAAGCAGAAGGGACTCACACTGAGCTTTCTCTGAAGCCAAAGAGGGTAAGAGAGCTGGGGCTCTGGGATCCCCTTCCTTTTCtccattctcctttctttcctcccatcCCACCAAGTGAAGGAATGCTTCTGGGAAcagatatgtcattttcaaagaTGAACGTCTCTTTCCCCAGAGCCCCAGCTCAAAGGCATCGTCACCAAACTGTTCTGCCGGCAGGGTTTCTACCTCCAGGCAAATCCTGATGGGAGCATCCAGGGCACCCCAGAGGACACCAGCTCCTTCAGTGAGAGGGGAAGCCAgcctggggtgtggggagaggggGGAAGAGCTGACAGTCCCATTCCCTCTTCAGGCTCTGTTGCTTTGGTTCTGTCACCCTGATCCCCAAGGGAAGAGGTGGAGCTGGGGTGGGAGGgtaggtggggaggggagggtgggctgggctgggggttcCAGGCCTGGATGCTAATGCCCACtctctccacccccagcccacttCAACCTGATCCCTGTGGGGCTCCGTGTTGTCACCATCCAGAGCGCCAAGCTGGGCCACTACATGGCTATGAACGCTGAGGGGCTGCTCTACAGCTCGGTGAGACTCTGCCGCTGAGGGGCCTGAAGTACTGGGGACTTCCTCAACCACGGGACTTCTGTGGCCCAGGACTCCCTTTCCTCCCAGCTTTTGCTGATGGCCTGCCATTC
Protein-coding sequences here:
- the SPEM2 gene encoding uncharacterized protein SPEM2 isoform X2, coding for MDTRGQVHLLRCSAPCSCSFRKVAADRILQFGGSGSARGQSDGKERNHSWEWSNFSQMWHGLQNALDNTICWISQKNDNTQTRQTSLKAQRKAPVRNVHIHCTLDPVEVSMAQPASYSSSSCDHFRNHRRRRCRQQRPQKHRPCRRDRPGFRGLHRSRKMTHLRSVPSLDREVPESYLEDEDDLSFPHRRSPRRGWRGLCPRLGLPSNLGLWGRQGRILASLPPPSLYLSPELRRMPKRVEAKSELRLQSYGPSCSQSRVWGNVEAEQWASAPPPPRRLPPNPSWVPGGHSPYPSRGQLIYDSWEQRRRGLETCEPQPAPVARGSRPEAPIYRELYSPQSHRRNVPGHAYSQPNRSPHPSTGHLNYSTQDPHEVRRHATDWVETLPSRHPPMTSTSLTILGETSHPRVLAPGLALPPHSSQPLPVVQAAEPAPPPTTFIPLSRTPGGNANYQVYDSLELKRQVQERRVRSHSLPPLSTSASRPSLHRSRAGKLN
- the SPEM2 gene encoding uncharacterized protein SPEM2 isoform X1, whose amino-acid sequence is MSIVRVGAGGGVGRGHGPGGPRTPPTMEDQLLCDTLGCCSQYQEGPQNAEDFLLLLLGLIILVNIGINMAIAMWHGLQNALDNTICWISQKNDNTQTRQTSLKAQRKAPVRNVHIHCTLDPVEVSMAQPASYSSSSCDHFRNHRRRRCRQQRPQKHRPCRRDRPGFRGLHRSRKMTHLRSVPSLDREVPESYLEDEDDLSFPHRRSPRRGWRGLCPRLGLPSNLGLWGRQGRILASLPPPSLYLSPELRRMPKRVEAKSELRLQSYGPSCSQSRVWGNVEAEQWASAPPPPRRLPPNPSWVPGGHSPYPSRGQLIYDSWEQRRRGLETCEPQPAPVARGSRPEAPIYRELYSPQSHRRNVPGHAYSQPNRSPHPSTGHLNYSTQDPHEVRRHATDWVETLPSRHPPMTSTSLTILGETSHPRVLAPGLALPPHSSQPLPVVQAAEPAPPPTTFIPLSRTPGGNANYQVYDSLELKRQVQERRVRSHSLPPLSTSASRPSLHRSRAGKLN
- the SPEM2 gene encoding uncharacterized protein SPEM2 isoform X3 is translated as MWHGLQNALDNTICWISQKNDNTQTRQTSLKAQRKAPVRNVHIHCTLDPVEVSMAQPASYSSSSCDHFRNHRRRRCRQQRPQKHRPCRRDRPGFRGLHRSRKMTHLRSVPSLDREVPESYLEDEDDLSFPHRRSPRRGWRGLCPRLGLPSNLGLWGRQGRILASLPPPSLYLSPELRRMPKRVEAKSELRLQSYGPSCSQSRVWGNVEAEQWASAPPPPRRLPPNPSWVPGGHSPYPSRGQLIYDSWEQRRRGLETCEPQPAPVARGSRPEAPIYRELYSPQSHRRNVPGHAYSQPNRSPHPSTGHLNYSTQDPHEVRRHATDWVETLPSRHPPMTSTSLTILGETSHPRVLAPGLALPPHSSQPLPVVQAAEPAPPPTTFIPLSRTPGGNANYQVYDSLELKRQVQERRVRSHSLPPLSTSASRPSLHRSRAGKLN